Within Sorghum bicolor cultivar BTx623 chromosome 2, Sorghum_bicolor_NCBIv3, whole genome shotgun sequence, the genomic segment CCGTGGCACCTGCCGCCGTCCCTCTCCCTCCCCGCCCGCCGCGCGCTCCTCGCCCTTCTCGCCGACCCGGCGGAACACGCCTCCCCGCGCGACGTCCTCTCGGCGCTCCCCGAGACCGACCTCCCCGCCGTCGTGAACGCTCTCGCCTCCCGAGGGGGCCACCCCGGCGCCGCCCTCGCCGTGGTCCGCGCCGCGCGGGACCTCCACGGTGACCGCGCTCTCCACCACCCGCGCGTGCTGCCCACTGCCATCCGCGTGTTTGCGCGCGCCGGCTGCCTCGCGGAGGCCTCCGCCCTCCTCGAGGCCGCGCCGGCGCCCGACGCCAGCGCATACACAGCGCTTGTGTCCGAGTTCTCCCGTGCCGGGAGGTTCCGGGATGCGGTCGCCGTGTTCCGGCGCATGGTGGATGGCGGCGTGCAGCCCGCGCTCGTCACCTACAACGTCGTGCTCCATGTCTACTCCAAGATGTCTGTCCCGTGGAAAGAGGTGGTGGTGCTCGTGGACTCTATGAAGGAGGACGGCATTGAGCTGGACAGGTATACATACAACACACTCATTAGTTGTTGCCGCCGAAGGGGCCTTTACAGGGAAGCAGCGCAGATGTTCGATGAAATGAAGGCTGCTGGATTCGAACCTGACAAGGTCACATTCAATTCCCTGCTGGATGTATATGGTAAGGCACGGAGGCATGAGGAGGCGATTGGGGTGCTAAAGAAGATGGAGAATGCGGGATGTACACCTAGCGTGGTGACCTACAACTCACTCATCTCGGCTTATGTGAAGGATGGTTTGTTGGAAGAGGCTCTGGAGCTAAAACAGGAGATGGAGTTCAGGGGGATGAAGCCAGATGTGGTTACATACACGACATTGATCTCTGGCCTTGACAGAATTGGCAAAATCGATGCAGCACTTGCTACATACAGTGAAATGGTGAGGAATGGATGTAGCCCGAACTTGTGCACCTACAATGCATTGATCAAGATGCACGGGGTGAGGGGAAAGTTCACAGAGATGATGATTGTCTTTGATGACCTTAGGTCTGCTGGGTATGTGCCAGATGTTGTCACCTGGAACACGCTCTTGGCTGTGTTTGGGCAGAATGGTCTAGACTCTGAGGTTTCAGGGGTATTCAAGGAGATGAAGAAAGCTGGCTATATCCCTGAGAGGGACACATATGTTTCACTGATTAGTTCATATAGTCGATGTGGTTTGTTTGATCAAGCAATGGAGATATACAAGAGGATGATAGAAGCCGGTATATATCCAGACATTTCCACCTATAACGCTGTTCTATCTGCATTGGCTCGGGGTGGTCGCTGGGTACAGGCAGAAAAGTTGTTTGCTGAGATGGAGGATCGGGATTGTAAGCCAGATGAGCTCAGTTATTCCTcattgcttcatgcatatgctaaTGCTAAGAAGTTGGACAAAATGAAAGCTTTATCGGAAGATATATATGCACAGAGGATTGAACCACACAATTGGCTGGTAAAAACATTGGTCTTGGTCAATAACAAAGTTAATAGTTTATCTGAGACAGAAAAGGCATTTCAGGAACTGAGGAGGCGGCGTTGCTCCCTGGACATTAATGTTCT encodes:
- the LOC8078985 gene encoding pentatricopeptide repeat-containing protein At5g02860 — encoded protein: MAETLALPLPLRAPAPPPRPTIPNPIIAHRQPHTPSSSSPPRLFSPTSLLSTSRPTPASSSRKPRLGRPRDTSRGDQPWHLPPSLSLPARRALLALLADPAEHASPRDVLSALPETDLPAVVNALASRGGHPGAALAVVRAARDLHGDRALHHPRVLPTAIRVFARAGCLAEASALLEAAPAPDASAYTALVSEFSRAGRFRDAVAVFRRMVDGGVQPALVTYNVVLHVYSKMSVPWKEVVVLVDSMKEDGIELDRYTYNTLISCCRRRGLYREAAQMFDEMKAAGFEPDKVTFNSLLDVYGKARRHEEAIGVLKKMENAGCTPSVVTYNSLISAYVKDGLLEEALELKQEMEFRGMKPDVVTYTTLISGLDRIGKIDAALATYSEMVRNGCSPNLCTYNALIKMHGVRGKFTEMMIVFDDLRSAGYVPDVVTWNTLLAVFGQNGLDSEVSGVFKEMKKAGYIPERDTYVSLISSYSRCGLFDQAMEIYKRMIEAGIYPDISTYNAVLSALARGGRWVQAEKLFAEMEDRDCKPDELSYSSLLHAYANAKKLDKMKALSEDIYAQRIEPHNWLVKTLVLVNNKVNSLSETEKAFQELRRRRCSLDINVLNAMVSIYGKNKMVKKVEEVLTLMKENSINHSAATYNSLMHMYSRLGDCEKCEAILTEIKSSGMRPDRYSYNTVIYAYGRKGQMKEASRLFSEMKCSGVKPDIVTYNIFIKSYVANLMFEEAIDLVRYLVAQGCKPNERTYNSILEGYCRHGRMVEAKSFLSNLPKIYPGISKEEKHRLLELLAKRTS